In a single window of the Helicoverpa zea isolate HzStark_Cry1AcR chromosome 9, ilHelZeax1.1, whole genome shotgun sequence genome:
- the LOC124633437 gene encoding lethal(2) giant larvae protein isoform X6 — MAGRMLKFIRGKGQQPSAERQKLQNELFAFRKTVQHGFPHRASALAWDPLLRVVALGTATGALKVYGRPGVELYGQHTNSDSSVTQIHFIPGTGRLVSLSDDNSLHLWEINEKSLVELKTYIFEGKNKKISSLCVESTGKHLLIGTEGGNIYNLDLNTFAVTEDVIYQDVVMQNCPEDFKVNPGAVEALCEHPKVPSRLLIGYNRGLVVLWDRLAAAPTHTFVSNQQLESLCWNDEGEHFTSSHNDGSYVTWEVAGANSDRPLKEPITPYGPYPCKAINKILNRTSVDGDEITIYAGGMPRASYSDKYTVTVQQGEKHVAFDFTSRVIDFFTTTPVPPDGVPLQEDRPDTPAQMQLQTVNQVAAALVVLAEEELVVIDLCDDRWRPLRLPYLVSIHASAVTTAQLVDNVASNVYENIVAAGQQQSENVYSESAWPISGGVAETPEHAERQLLLTGHEDGSVRFWDVSGVAMTPLYKYTTAQLFSGEEIGENNDSQTDEEEWPPFRRVGTFDPYSDDPRLAVKRVILCPLSGMLTIGGAAGHIVIASLKTSSNTAEVKSVTVNIVSDRDGFVWKGHDQLTLRSGSLTFPQGYQASSVLQLVPPAAVTALAAQWEWGVVCGGTAHGLALLDALACRPLLHKCTLNPHDHSGAGDTPISRRKSFKKSLRESFRRLRKGRSQRRQTTTSSPTSPTQPIPKKPTDKAASDTDAELKPVERAIEARPTDDGFGSMVRCLYFARTFLINTQNSTPTLWAGTNNGTVYAFTITVPNTNKRKDEPVTCQLAKEIQLKHRAPVIGITVLDGAAVPLPEPLEVERGVSPLPESGTQRVVITSEEQFKVFTLPSLKPHNKYKLTAHEGARVRRTAFAWFECPGAAGGLHREWCLLCLTNLGDCLVLSPELRRQLNAAAVRKEDINGISSLCFSKRGEALYLHSSSELQRITLSATKVTIAQCHIILSPWAAALRGAVEEPPLTNGEHKEESSEAPHDVTAASADITVDSVRDHTQAPPDNQAAPELNINLQNSQVNTSSMVVKTTTRTTVSDTNGDGTTTTTTTNSTSENILEHSREEGVITRIE, encoded by the exons ACAGTACAACACGGCTTTCCTCACAGAGCATCAGCGCTAGCATGGGACCCCCTCCTCAGGGTGGTAGCGCTTGGCACAGCCACCGGCGCCCTGAAGGTCTACGGAAGACCAGGCGTCGAGCTCTATGGACAGCACACAAACTCAGACTCTAGCGTCACACAGATACACTTTATTCCCG GCACAGGCCGACTAGTATCACTATCAGACGACAACAGCCTCCACTTATGGGAGATAAACGAGAAATCCCTCGTGGAGCTGAAGACATACATATTCGAAGGCAAGAATAAGAAGATATCGTCCCTATGCGTCGAGTCTACGGGGAAGCACCTGTTGATCGGTACTGAGGGAGGGAACATATACAACCTGGACCTTAACACGTTCGCCGTCACCGAAGATGTGATATATCAGGATGTTGTTATGCAGAA TTGTCCAGAAGACTTCAAAGTGAACCCCGGCGCAGTGGAAGCTCTCTGCGAGCACCCGAAGGTCCCGTCGCGACTGCTCATAGGCTACAACCGAGGCCTCGTCGTGTTATGGGACCGTTTGGCCGCGGCGCCAACGCACACATTCGTCTCCAACCAGCAGCTGGAGAGCTTGTGTTGGAATGATGAAG GCGAGCACTTCACATCGTCCCACAACGACGGGTCCTACGTAACATGGGAGGTGGCCGGAGCCAACAGCGACCGGCCTCTGAAGGAACCCATCACGCCGTACGGACCCTACCCCTGCAAGGCCATCAACAAGATCTTGAACAGGACCAGCGTTGATGGCGATGAGATCACTATTTATGCGG GTGGTATGCCACGAGCTTCATACTCCGACAAATACACAGTCACAGTACAACAGGGAGAGAAACACGTCGCATTCGATTTTACTAGCCGA GTAATCGATTTCTTCACAACGACCCCGGTGCCTCCGGACGGCGTGCCGCTACAGGAGGACCGGCCCGACACTCCCGCGCAGATGCAGTTGCAAACCGTCAACCAAGTCGCCGCTGCTTTG GTTGTATTAGCAGAAGAAGAGTTAGTAGTAATAGACCTATGCGACGATCGCTGGCGTCCTCTCCGCCTACCGTACCTCGTGTCTATTCACGCGTCCGCCGTCACTACCGCACAGTTGGTCGACAATGTTGCATCCAATGTTTATGAGAATATCGTCGCTGCTG GTCAACAGCAAAGCGAAAACGTCTACTCTGAAAGCGCATGGCCGATCTCCGGCGGCGTCGCGGAGACTCCCGAGCACGCGGAGCGACAACTGCTACTCACGGGGCACGAAGACGGCTCCGTGAGGTTCTGGGACGTTAGCGGAGTCGCCATGACTCCTCTCTACAAGTATACTACGGCACAGCTGTTCAG tgGTGAAGAAATAGGCGAGAACAATGACAGTCAGACCGACGAAGAGGAATGGCCTCCTTTCAGACGAGTGGGAACTTTCGACCCCTATAGTGACGATCCAAGACTTGCTGTCAAACGG GTAATCCTATGCCCACTTTCCGGAATGCTGACAATCGGTGGTGCCGCTGGTCACATTGTTATCGCGAGCCTCAAGACCTCATCAAACACTGCTGAAGTTAAG TCTGTGACAGTGAACATCGTATCAGATCGCGACGGCTTTGTGTGGAAGGGACACGATCAGCTGACTTTAAGATCAGGATCACTAACATTCCCACAAGGATATCAG GCGAGCTCGGTGCTGCAGCTGGTCCCCCCGGCGGCGGTGACGGCGCTGGCGGCGCAGTGGGAGTGGGGCGTGGTGTGCGGCGGCACGGCGCACGGGCTGGCGCTGCTGGACGCGCTGGCCTGCCGCCCGCTGCTGCACAAGTGCACGCTCAACCCGCACG ATCATTCCGGTGCTGGCGACACGCCAATTTCAAGAAGAAAGTCGTTCAAGAAGTCCCTGAGGGAGTCGTTCAGAAGACTGCGGAAAGGAAGGTCACAGCGGCGACAGACTACCACGTCGAGCCCCACTTCACCCACACAA CCAATCCCGAAAAAGCCCACAGACAAGGCGGCATCAGACACGGACGCGGAATTAAAGCCCGTAGAGCGGGCGATCGAAGCGAGACCTACGGATGACGGGTTCGGCTCTATGGTGCGCTGTCTATACTTCGCTAGGACATTCCTTATTAACA CACAAAACTCAACACCAACCCTATGGGCGGGCACAAACAACGGCACAGTGTACGCGTTCACGATAACCGTCCCCAACACGAACAAGAGGAAAGACGAGCCCGTCACCTGCCAGCTCGCCAAGGAGATACAGCTCAAGCACCGCGCCCCCGTCATCGGCATCACCGTGCTCGACGGAGCTGCCGTGCCGCTGCCTGAGCCGCTAGAG GTTGAGCGCGGCGTGTCGCCGCTGCCGGAGAGCGGCACGCAGCGCGTGGTGATCACGTCGGAGGAGCAGTTCAAGGTGTTCACGCTGCCGTCGCTCAAGCCGCACAACAAGTACAAGCTCACCGCGCACGAGGGCGCCAGG GTCCGTCGCACAGCGTTCGCGTGGTTCGAGTGTCCCGGAGCAGCAGGCGGGCTGCACCGCGAGTGGTGCCTGCTGTGCCTCACCAACCTCGGCGACTGCCTCGTGCTCAGCCCCGAGCTGCGCCGACAGCTCAACGCCGCCGCCGTGCGCAAGGAGGACATCAA TGGCATTTCAAGTTTATGCTTCTCGAAACGAGGCGAAGCTCTCTACTTGCATTCTTCGTCGGAATTACAACGGATCACTTTATCTGCTACTAAG GTGACGATAGCACAGTGCCACATAATTCTGTCGCCGTGGGCGGCCGCGCTGCGTGGTGCAGTAGAAGAACCGCCGCTAACGAATGGCGAACACAAG GAGGAGTCATCAGAAGCGCCTCACGACGTGACAGCGGCGTCGGCCGACATCACAGTAGACTCCGTACGCGACCACACGCAAGCACCGCCCGACAACCAAGCTGCGCCCGAACTTAATATTAACTTACAG AACTCGCAAGTAAACACATCGTCTATGGTAGTGAAGACTACCACGCGCACCACGGTCAGCGATACCAACGGTGACGGTACAACCACCACCACCACTACCAACAGCACCAGCGAGAACA tCCTAGAGCACAGTCGCGAGGAAGGAGTCATCACGCGCATCGAG TAG
- the LOC124633437 gene encoding lethal(2) giant larvae protein isoform X3 — protein sequence MAGRMLKFIRGKGQQPSAERQKLQNELFAFRKTVQHGFPHRASALAWDPLLRVVALGTATGALKVYGRPGVELYGQHTNSDSSVTQIHFIPGTGRLVSLSDDNSLHLWEINEKSLVELKTYIFEGKNKKISSLCVESTGKHLLIGTEGGNIYNLDLNTFAVTEDVIYQDVVMQNCPEDFKVNPGAVEALCEHPKVPSRLLIGYNRGLVVLWDRLAAAPTHTFVSNQQLESLCWNDEGEHFTSSHNDGSYVTWEVAGANSDRPLKEPITPYGPYPCKAINKILNRTSVDGDEITIYAGGMPRASYSDKYTVTVQQGEKHVAFDFTSRVIDFFTTTPVPPDGVPLQEDRPDTPAQMQLQTVNQVAAALVVLAEEELVVIDLCDDRWRPLRLPYLVSIHASAVTTAQLVDNVASNVYENIVAAGQQQSENVYSESAWPISGGVAETPEHAERQLLLTGHEDGSVRFWDVSGVAMTPLYKYTTAQLFSGEEIGENNDSQTDEEEWPPFRRVGTFDPYSDDPRLAVKRVILCPLSGMLTIGGAAGHIVIASLKTSSNTAEVKSVTVNIVSDRDGFVWKGHDQLTLRSGSLTFPQGYQASSVLQLVPPAAVTALAAQWEWGVVCGGTAHGLALLDALACRPLLHKCTLNPHDHSGAGDTPISRRKSFKKSLRESFRRLRKGRSQRRQTTTSSPTSPTQPIPKKPTDKAASDTDAELKPVERAIEARPTDDGFGSMVRCLYFARTFLINTQNSTPTLWAGTNNGTVYAFTITVPNTNKRKDEPVTCQLAKEIQLKHRAPVIGITVLDGAAVPLPEPLEVERGVSPLPESGTQRVVITSEEQFKVFTLPSLKPHNKYKLTAHEGARVRRTAFAWFECPGAAGGLHREWCLLCLTNLGDCLVLSPELRRQLNAAAVRKEDINGISSLCFSKRGEALYLHSSSELQRITLSATKVTIAQCHIILSPWAAALRGAVEEPPLTNGEHKEESSEAPHDVTAASADITVDSVRDHTQAPPDNQAAPELNINLQNSQVNTSSMVVKTTTRTTVSDTNGDGTTTTTTTNSTSENIDPGKHARPPRVAEKNVRWYS from the exons ACAGTACAACACGGCTTTCCTCACAGAGCATCAGCGCTAGCATGGGACCCCCTCCTCAGGGTGGTAGCGCTTGGCACAGCCACCGGCGCCCTGAAGGTCTACGGAAGACCAGGCGTCGAGCTCTATGGACAGCACACAAACTCAGACTCTAGCGTCACACAGATACACTTTATTCCCG GCACAGGCCGACTAGTATCACTATCAGACGACAACAGCCTCCACTTATGGGAGATAAACGAGAAATCCCTCGTGGAGCTGAAGACATACATATTCGAAGGCAAGAATAAGAAGATATCGTCCCTATGCGTCGAGTCTACGGGGAAGCACCTGTTGATCGGTACTGAGGGAGGGAACATATACAACCTGGACCTTAACACGTTCGCCGTCACCGAAGATGTGATATATCAGGATGTTGTTATGCAGAA TTGTCCAGAAGACTTCAAAGTGAACCCCGGCGCAGTGGAAGCTCTCTGCGAGCACCCGAAGGTCCCGTCGCGACTGCTCATAGGCTACAACCGAGGCCTCGTCGTGTTATGGGACCGTTTGGCCGCGGCGCCAACGCACACATTCGTCTCCAACCAGCAGCTGGAGAGCTTGTGTTGGAATGATGAAG GCGAGCACTTCACATCGTCCCACAACGACGGGTCCTACGTAACATGGGAGGTGGCCGGAGCCAACAGCGACCGGCCTCTGAAGGAACCCATCACGCCGTACGGACCCTACCCCTGCAAGGCCATCAACAAGATCTTGAACAGGACCAGCGTTGATGGCGATGAGATCACTATTTATGCGG GTGGTATGCCACGAGCTTCATACTCCGACAAATACACAGTCACAGTACAACAGGGAGAGAAACACGTCGCATTCGATTTTACTAGCCGA GTAATCGATTTCTTCACAACGACCCCGGTGCCTCCGGACGGCGTGCCGCTACAGGAGGACCGGCCCGACACTCCCGCGCAGATGCAGTTGCAAACCGTCAACCAAGTCGCCGCTGCTTTG GTTGTATTAGCAGAAGAAGAGTTAGTAGTAATAGACCTATGCGACGATCGCTGGCGTCCTCTCCGCCTACCGTACCTCGTGTCTATTCACGCGTCCGCCGTCACTACCGCACAGTTGGTCGACAATGTTGCATCCAATGTTTATGAGAATATCGTCGCTGCTG GTCAACAGCAAAGCGAAAACGTCTACTCTGAAAGCGCATGGCCGATCTCCGGCGGCGTCGCGGAGACTCCCGAGCACGCGGAGCGACAACTGCTACTCACGGGGCACGAAGACGGCTCCGTGAGGTTCTGGGACGTTAGCGGAGTCGCCATGACTCCTCTCTACAAGTATACTACGGCACAGCTGTTCAG tgGTGAAGAAATAGGCGAGAACAATGACAGTCAGACCGACGAAGAGGAATGGCCTCCTTTCAGACGAGTGGGAACTTTCGACCCCTATAGTGACGATCCAAGACTTGCTGTCAAACGG GTAATCCTATGCCCACTTTCCGGAATGCTGACAATCGGTGGTGCCGCTGGTCACATTGTTATCGCGAGCCTCAAGACCTCATCAAACACTGCTGAAGTTAAG TCTGTGACAGTGAACATCGTATCAGATCGCGACGGCTTTGTGTGGAAGGGACACGATCAGCTGACTTTAAGATCAGGATCACTAACATTCCCACAAGGATATCAG GCGAGCTCGGTGCTGCAGCTGGTCCCCCCGGCGGCGGTGACGGCGCTGGCGGCGCAGTGGGAGTGGGGCGTGGTGTGCGGCGGCACGGCGCACGGGCTGGCGCTGCTGGACGCGCTGGCCTGCCGCCCGCTGCTGCACAAGTGCACGCTCAACCCGCACG ATCATTCCGGTGCTGGCGACACGCCAATTTCAAGAAGAAAGTCGTTCAAGAAGTCCCTGAGGGAGTCGTTCAGAAGACTGCGGAAAGGAAGGTCACAGCGGCGACAGACTACCACGTCGAGCCCCACTTCACCCACACAA CCAATCCCGAAAAAGCCCACAGACAAGGCGGCATCAGACACGGACGCGGAATTAAAGCCCGTAGAGCGGGCGATCGAAGCGAGACCTACGGATGACGGGTTCGGCTCTATGGTGCGCTGTCTATACTTCGCTAGGACATTCCTTATTAACA CACAAAACTCAACACCAACCCTATGGGCGGGCACAAACAACGGCACAGTGTACGCGTTCACGATAACCGTCCCCAACACGAACAAGAGGAAAGACGAGCCCGTCACCTGCCAGCTCGCCAAGGAGATACAGCTCAAGCACCGCGCCCCCGTCATCGGCATCACCGTGCTCGACGGAGCTGCCGTGCCGCTGCCTGAGCCGCTAGAG GTTGAGCGCGGCGTGTCGCCGCTGCCGGAGAGCGGCACGCAGCGCGTGGTGATCACGTCGGAGGAGCAGTTCAAGGTGTTCACGCTGCCGTCGCTCAAGCCGCACAACAAGTACAAGCTCACCGCGCACGAGGGCGCCAGG GTCCGTCGCACAGCGTTCGCGTGGTTCGAGTGTCCCGGAGCAGCAGGCGGGCTGCACCGCGAGTGGTGCCTGCTGTGCCTCACCAACCTCGGCGACTGCCTCGTGCTCAGCCCCGAGCTGCGCCGACAGCTCAACGCCGCCGCCGTGCGCAAGGAGGACATCAA TGGCATTTCAAGTTTATGCTTCTCGAAACGAGGCGAAGCTCTCTACTTGCATTCTTCGTCGGAATTACAACGGATCACTTTATCTGCTACTAAG GTGACGATAGCACAGTGCCACATAATTCTGTCGCCGTGGGCGGCCGCGCTGCGTGGTGCAGTAGAAGAACCGCCGCTAACGAATGGCGAACACAAG GAGGAGTCATCAGAAGCGCCTCACGACGTGACAGCGGCGTCGGCCGACATCACAGTAGACTCCGTACGCGACCACACGCAAGCACCGCCCGACAACCAAGCTGCGCCCGAACTTAATATTAACTTACAG AACTCGCAAGTAAACACATCGTCTATGGTAGTGAAGACTACCACGCGCACCACGGTCAGCGATACCAACGGTGACGGTACAACCACCACCACCACTACCAACAGCACCAGCGAGAACA TAGACCCTGGCAAACACGCGCGGCCGCCACGAGTTGCCGAGAAGAACGTGCGATGGTACTCATGA
- the LOC124633437 gene encoding lethal(2) giant larvae protein isoform X5 → MLKFIRGKGQQPSAERQKLQNELFAFRKTVQHGFPHRASALAWDPLLRVVALGTATGALKVYGRPGVELYGQHTNSDSSVTQIHFIPGTGRLVSLSDDNSLHLWEINEKSLVELKTYIFEGKNKKISSLCVESTGKHLLIGTEGGNIYNLDLNTFAVTEDVIYQDVVMQNCPEDFKVNPGAVEALCEHPKVPSRLLIGYNRGLVVLWDRLAAAPTHTFVSNQQLESLCWNDEGEHFTSSHNDGSYVTWEVAGANSDRPLKEPITPYGPYPCKAINKILNRTSVDGDEITIYAGGMPRASYSDKYTVTVQQGEKHVAFDFTSRVIDFFTTTPVPPDGVPLQEDRPDTPAQMQLQTVNQVAAALVVLAEEELVVIDLCDDRWRPLRLPYLVSIHASAVTTAQLVDNVASNVYENIVAAGQQQSENVYSESAWPISGGVAETPEHAERQLLLTGHEDGSVRFWDVSGVAMTPLYKYTTAQLFSGEEIGENNDSQTDEEEWPPFRRVGTFDPYSDDPRLAVKRVILCPLSGMLTIGGAAGHIVIASLKTSSNTAEVKSVTVNIVSDRDGFVWKGHDQLTLRSGSLTFPQGYQASSVLQLVPPAAVTALAAQWEWGVVCGGTAHGLALLDALACRPLLHKCTLNPHDHSGAGDTPISRRKSFKKSLRESFRRLRKGRSQRRQTTTSSPTSPTQPIPKKPTDKAASDTDAELKPVERAIEARPTDDGFGSMVRCLYFARTFLINTQNSTPTLWAGTNNGTVYAFTITVPNTNKRKDEPVTCQLAKEIQLKHRAPVIGITVLDGAAVPLPEPLEVERGVSPLPESGTQRVVITSEEQFKVFTLPSLKPHNKYKLTAHEGARVRRTAFAWFECPGAAGGLHREWCLLCLTNLGDCLVLSPELRRQLNAAAVRKEDINGISSLCFSKRGEALYLHSSSELQRITLSATKVTIAQCHIILSPWAAALRGAVEEPPLTNGEHKEESSEAPHDVTAASADITVDSVRDHTQAPPDNQAAPELNINLQNSQVNTSSMVVKTTTRTTVSDTNGDGTTTTTTTNSTSENIDPGKHARPPRVAEKNVRWYS, encoded by the exons ACAGTACAACACGGCTTTCCTCACAGAGCATCAGCGCTAGCATGGGACCCCCTCCTCAGGGTGGTAGCGCTTGGCACAGCCACCGGCGCCCTGAAGGTCTACGGAAGACCAGGCGTCGAGCTCTATGGACAGCACACAAACTCAGACTCTAGCGTCACACAGATACACTTTATTCCCG GCACAGGCCGACTAGTATCACTATCAGACGACAACAGCCTCCACTTATGGGAGATAAACGAGAAATCCCTCGTGGAGCTGAAGACATACATATTCGAAGGCAAGAATAAGAAGATATCGTCCCTATGCGTCGAGTCTACGGGGAAGCACCTGTTGATCGGTACTGAGGGAGGGAACATATACAACCTGGACCTTAACACGTTCGCCGTCACCGAAGATGTGATATATCAGGATGTTGTTATGCAGAA TTGTCCAGAAGACTTCAAAGTGAACCCCGGCGCAGTGGAAGCTCTCTGCGAGCACCCGAAGGTCCCGTCGCGACTGCTCATAGGCTACAACCGAGGCCTCGTCGTGTTATGGGACCGTTTGGCCGCGGCGCCAACGCACACATTCGTCTCCAACCAGCAGCTGGAGAGCTTGTGTTGGAATGATGAAG GCGAGCACTTCACATCGTCCCACAACGACGGGTCCTACGTAACATGGGAGGTGGCCGGAGCCAACAGCGACCGGCCTCTGAAGGAACCCATCACGCCGTACGGACCCTACCCCTGCAAGGCCATCAACAAGATCTTGAACAGGACCAGCGTTGATGGCGATGAGATCACTATTTATGCGG GTGGTATGCCACGAGCTTCATACTCCGACAAATACACAGTCACAGTACAACAGGGAGAGAAACACGTCGCATTCGATTTTACTAGCCGA GTAATCGATTTCTTCACAACGACCCCGGTGCCTCCGGACGGCGTGCCGCTACAGGAGGACCGGCCCGACACTCCCGCGCAGATGCAGTTGCAAACCGTCAACCAAGTCGCCGCTGCTTTG GTTGTATTAGCAGAAGAAGAGTTAGTAGTAATAGACCTATGCGACGATCGCTGGCGTCCTCTCCGCCTACCGTACCTCGTGTCTATTCACGCGTCCGCCGTCACTACCGCACAGTTGGTCGACAATGTTGCATCCAATGTTTATGAGAATATCGTCGCTGCTG GTCAACAGCAAAGCGAAAACGTCTACTCTGAAAGCGCATGGCCGATCTCCGGCGGCGTCGCGGAGACTCCCGAGCACGCGGAGCGACAACTGCTACTCACGGGGCACGAAGACGGCTCCGTGAGGTTCTGGGACGTTAGCGGAGTCGCCATGACTCCTCTCTACAAGTATACTACGGCACAGCTGTTCAG tgGTGAAGAAATAGGCGAGAACAATGACAGTCAGACCGACGAAGAGGAATGGCCTCCTTTCAGACGAGTGGGAACTTTCGACCCCTATAGTGACGATCCAAGACTTGCTGTCAAACGG GTAATCCTATGCCCACTTTCCGGAATGCTGACAATCGGTGGTGCCGCTGGTCACATTGTTATCGCGAGCCTCAAGACCTCATCAAACACTGCTGAAGTTAAG TCTGTGACAGTGAACATCGTATCAGATCGCGACGGCTTTGTGTGGAAGGGACACGATCAGCTGACTTTAAGATCAGGATCACTAACATTCCCACAAGGATATCAG GCGAGCTCGGTGCTGCAGCTGGTCCCCCCGGCGGCGGTGACGGCGCTGGCGGCGCAGTGGGAGTGGGGCGTGGTGTGCGGCGGCACGGCGCACGGGCTGGCGCTGCTGGACGCGCTGGCCTGCCGCCCGCTGCTGCACAAGTGCACGCTCAACCCGCACG ATCATTCCGGTGCTGGCGACACGCCAATTTCAAGAAGAAAGTCGTTCAAGAAGTCCCTGAGGGAGTCGTTCAGAAGACTGCGGAAAGGAAGGTCACAGCGGCGACAGACTACCACGTCGAGCCCCACTTCACCCACACAA CCAATCCCGAAAAAGCCCACAGACAAGGCGGCATCAGACACGGACGCGGAATTAAAGCCCGTAGAGCGGGCGATCGAAGCGAGACCTACGGATGACGGGTTCGGCTCTATGGTGCGCTGTCTATACTTCGCTAGGACATTCCTTATTAACA CACAAAACTCAACACCAACCCTATGGGCGGGCACAAACAACGGCACAGTGTACGCGTTCACGATAACCGTCCCCAACACGAACAAGAGGAAAGACGAGCCCGTCACCTGCCAGCTCGCCAAGGAGATACAGCTCAAGCACCGCGCCCCCGTCATCGGCATCACCGTGCTCGACGGAGCTGCCGTGCCGCTGCCTGAGCCGCTAGAG GTTGAGCGCGGCGTGTCGCCGCTGCCGGAGAGCGGCACGCAGCGCGTGGTGATCACGTCGGAGGAGCAGTTCAAGGTGTTCACGCTGCCGTCGCTCAAGCCGCACAACAAGTACAAGCTCACCGCGCACGAGGGCGCCAGG GTCCGTCGCACAGCGTTCGCGTGGTTCGAGTGTCCCGGAGCAGCAGGCGGGCTGCACCGCGAGTGGTGCCTGCTGTGCCTCACCAACCTCGGCGACTGCCTCGTGCTCAGCCCCGAGCTGCGCCGACAGCTCAACGCCGCCGCCGTGCGCAAGGAGGACATCAA TGGCATTTCAAGTTTATGCTTCTCGAAACGAGGCGAAGCTCTCTACTTGCATTCTTCGTCGGAATTACAACGGATCACTTTATCTGCTACTAAG GTGACGATAGCACAGTGCCACATAATTCTGTCGCCGTGGGCGGCCGCGCTGCGTGGTGCAGTAGAAGAACCGCCGCTAACGAATGGCGAACACAAG GAGGAGTCATCAGAAGCGCCTCACGACGTGACAGCGGCGTCGGCCGACATCACAGTAGACTCCGTACGCGACCACACGCAAGCACCGCCCGACAACCAAGCTGCGCCCGAACTTAATATTAACTTACAG AACTCGCAAGTAAACACATCGTCTATGGTAGTGAAGACTACCACGCGCACCACGGTCAGCGATACCAACGGTGACGGTACAACCACCACCACCACTACCAACAGCACCAGCGAGAACA TAGACCCTGGCAAACACGCGCGGCCGCCACGAGTTGCCGAGAAGAACGTGCGATGGTACTCATGA